One window of the Deltaproteobacteria bacterium genome contains the following:
- the cbpB gene encoding peptide-modifying radical SAM enzyme CbpB yields the protein MSVSAASCYVNTGNGPRLSVLEIGLEDSVAVIEPDTGFWSIVQADTFPGVLVGSVKDGFIQHQKLLTDDMNYVRFGLRHSAVYFNPTERCNMNCTYCYLPESIRRQGKNMSKEEVCAALERLLLFFKETLPEDIKPQIIFHGSEPLMAKEAVFYGIERYLDHFQFGVQTNGTLLDQEAISFLTDNNISIGISLDGSRTETANCDRKNWQGKGFFDHIVKVIEQLSDYPALNVMSTITANNVQELPQLVDFYYQLGLDMAMFNPVRCTQPGGRQVKPDDETLLHFFCVALDRCLELYESTGKKVVIASFANIMAGILAPTGRKLMCDITPCGGGRCFFAVSALGDIYPCSEFIGIPEFNCGNLFTQDLKEIVQAKQMEAVKHRIAENIYPCSSCAIRHFCGAPCPAEVYMVTGKLNSPSPYCRFYEGLIRYAFRIIAQGKEEVFLWHDWQEETEELVQLN from the coding sequence ATGTCAGTAAGTGCCGCTTCCTGCTATGTGAATACAGGAAATGGTCCTCGGTTGTCTGTTTTGGAAATAGGGCTGGAAGACTCTGTTGCAGTCATTGAACCGGATACTGGATTTTGGTCAATCGTTCAGGCAGATACTTTTCCTGGAGTCCTTGTAGGTTCAGTTAAAGACGGCTTTATTCAACATCAAAAGCTCCTGACTGATGATATGAATTATGTTCGTTTTGGTCTCCGTCACTCTGCTGTTTACTTCAACCCTACAGAACGCTGCAATATGAACTGCACTTACTGCTATCTGCCAGAATCGATTCGACGCCAAGGCAAGAATATGTCTAAAGAGGAAGTCTGTGCTGCTCTGGAAAGATTACTTTTGTTTTTTAAAGAGACTCTTCCTGAAGATATTAAACCTCAAATAATCTTTCACGGAAGTGAGCCTCTCATGGCTAAAGAGGCTGTTTTTTATGGTATTGAAAGATATCTGGACCACTTCCAATTTGGGGTCCAGACAAACGGCACTCTTTTAGATCAAGAGGCGATCTCTTTTCTGACAGACAATAATATCTCTATAGGTATATCTCTTGATGGTTCCAGGACGGAAACAGCCAACTGTGACAGAAAAAACTGGCAAGGAAAGGGATTCTTTGACCATATTGTTAAAGTCATTGAACAATTGTCAGATTATCCTGCCTTGAATGTCATGTCGACAATAACTGCAAACAATGTCCAGGAATTACCTCAACTGGTTGATTTTTATTACCAGTTGGGCCTGGATATGGCTATGTTCAATCCAGTCCGCTGTACTCAGCCCGGAGGGAGGCAGGTTAAGCCAGATGATGAGACTCTGCTTCATTTCTTTTGTGTGGCTTTGGACAGGTGTCTCGAATTGTATGAAAGTACAGGTAAAAAGGTAGTTATTGCCAGTTTTGCCAATATCATGGCCGGAATCCTTGCTCCCACCGGAAGGAAACTGATGTGTGACATTACTCCCTGTGGAGGCGGACGCTGCTTTTTTGCTGTCTCTGCTTTGGGTGATATTTATCCCTGTAGTGAGTTTATCGGTATACCGGAATTTAATTGCGGCAATCTGTTTACTCAGGATCTGAAGGAGATTGTACAGGCCAAGCAGATGGAAGCGGTCAAGCACCGTATTGCAGAAAATATATACCCCTGTTCGAGTTGTGCAATCCGTCATTTCTGTGGTGCTCCCTGTCCTGCTGAAGTCTATATGGTTACAGGCAAGTTAAATTCTCCTTCCCCTTACTGCCGATTCTACGAAGGGTTGATACGCTATGCCTTCCGGATAATAGCTCAAGGCAAGGAAGAGGTTTTTCTCTGGCATGACTGGCAAGAGGAAACAGAAGAGTTAGTTCAACTAAACTAA
- a CDS encoding AAA family ATPase, which translates to MTDIHSALTSHLKELHLPAFRQCYRDEAELARRESLSHEQYLLELVRRECEERAEKRTARYLRESKLPLEKSLEVFDRSRLPLKINTLVNHLLEGTFLDHQENVLAFGNPGSGKTHLLCAIGQELIHKGYRILFVSCNLLIQELLIAKRDLRLARVLKKFSKYKALVIDDIGYVQQNREEMEVLFTLLADRYERGSVMLTSNLPFSQWERIFKDPMTTAAAIDRLVHHSIILELNLTSYRLEQSQKGKNFNEKNRKIDKRKREL; encoded by the coding sequence ATGACTGATATACACAGTGCACTTACCAGCCACCTTAAAGAGCTTCATCTTCCTGCCTTCAGACAGTGTTACAGGGATGAGGCAGAGCTTGCCCGCAGGGAATCGTTGAGCCATGAACAGTACCTCCTGGAGCTGGTCAGAAGAGAATGTGAAGAAAGGGCTGAAAAACGTACAGCACGCTACCTCAGGGAATCAAAACTTCCGCTTGAAAAAAGCCTGGAGGTCTTCGACAGAAGTCGTCTCCCACTGAAGATTAATACCCTGGTAAATCATCTCCTTGAAGGAACGTTTCTGGATCACCAGGAAAATGTACTGGCCTTCGGTAATCCCGGCAGCGGCAAGACTCATCTGCTTTGTGCCATAGGGCAGGAACTGATACACAAAGGATATCGCATACTTTTTGTCTCATGCAATCTGCTGATTCAAGAACTGCTGATTGCCAAAAGAGACCTGAGGCTGGCAAGGGTCCTGAAGAAATTCTCAAAATATAAAGCTCTGGTCATTGATGACATCGGCTACGTTCAGCAAAACAGGGAAGAAATGGAAGTGCTGTTCACCCTCCTGGCTGATCGCTATGAAAGGGGCAGCGTAATGCTGACCAGCAATCTGCCTTTCTCCCAGTGGGAACGTATCTTCAAGGATCCCATGACAACGGCAGCTGCCATTGACCGCCTGGTTCACCACAGCATAATACTGGAACTGAACCTGACGAGCTATCGTCTGGAACAGTCCCAAAAAGGAAAAAATTTTAATGAAAAAAACAGAAAAATTGACAAACGGAAAAGGGAATTATAA